The nucleotide window AAGGGACACTCTGATCCCTGCACTTTGCGCAGCGCCCGATTTCTGTCTCACCACACATTGGACATTTAAAGTAAGTAATTCCCTTTCCGACAAGCCTGATTCCACATGAACTGCAGAT belongs to Methanomassiliicoccales archaeon and includes:
- a CDS encoding zinc finger domain-containing protein, with protein sequence MKQEKICSSCGIRLVGKGITYFKCPMCGETEIGRCAKCRDQSVPYTCPKCGFTGP